The bacterium nucleotide sequence TCGGGTCCGGCCGCGGCGGCCGGCGTCGCGGCGCCCGGCCCGGCGGCCCGCGGTCCGGGCAGCTTCGCCGCCACGTGCACCATCCGCTGGACGGTCGTGCCGAGGGTGGCCGCCGCGAGGAACCACAGCACCGGCACGACGGCCCAGCGGCCGAGCAGCAGGGCCAGCGTCAGCAGGATCACCCGCTCGGTGCGCTGGAAGAAGCCCACCTGGCAGGTCTCCCCCACGCCCTCGGCCCGGGCCCGCACGTAGCTGGTGGTCAGGCTCCCGACCACGGTGGCCGTGATCAGGACCAGGGCCGTGGCGTCGGCGCCGTAGGGATCGCGGGCGAAGTACCAGGTCAGGCCGGCGAAGAGGAAGGCCTCGCCGAGGCGGTCGAAGCAGGAATCGAGGAATGCGCCCCGTTCGGAGACGGTGCCCTGCAGGCGGGCCAGGTCGCCGTCGAGCATGTCGAAAGCCGAGCCGATGACGAAGACCAGGGCCCCGAAGAAGAGGCTGCCCCGCGCGACGATCAGGCCGGCCACGGCGGTGATGGCCAGGCCGACGAACGACACGGTCAGCGGGGTGAAGCCGAGACGGTCCAGGGTGAGGACCACGGGCTTGACCTTGGCCCGCGCGTCCCGCTTGAACTCGGCGAAACTCATGTGTCTTCTCCTTTGCGGCGGGATCCGGTCCCGCTCACGACCAGGACCAGTTCGCCCTTGAGGCGGCTCCCGTTCATGATCTCCAGCAGTTCGGCGGCGGTCCCCCGCGGGGTTTCCTCGTGCAGCTTGGTGATCTCGCGGGCCACGGCGAGCGGGCGCCCCGGCGCCAGTTCGGCCAGGATCTCGAGGGTCGAGCGGATCCGGTGGCACGACTCGAGCACGAGCACGGTGCCCGGTTCGGCCAGCGCCTCGGCCAGGAAGGCCCGGCGCTGCCCCTTCTTCCGCGGAGCATACCCCAGATAGAGGAATCGGTCCGGTGAAAATCCGGACAGCACCAGCGCCGCGAGCGTGCTCGACGGGCCGGGGATCACGGTCCAGGGCAGGGCCGCCTCCCTCAGGGCCTGCACCAGCGCGTAGCCCGGATCCGAAATGCACGGCATGCCCGCGTCGCTGACCACGGCCACCCGCTCGCCGGCGGCCAGGCGGGACACGATCCGCGGCACGACCTGGCGCTTGTTGTGGTCGTGGTACGGCACCAGGGGCACCCGCAGGCCGTAGTGCTTCAGGAGCCGGCCCGTGTGGCGCGTGTCTTCGGCGAACACCACGTCGACGCGGGCGAGCACCGCGAGGGCGCGCAGGCCCACGTCGGCCAGGTTGCCGATGGGCGTCGCCACGAAATGGCACACGCCGGCCGGCGGATCGAATTCCGGCAGCGCGACGGCCGCCGGTGCGGCGCCGGGGCGGTCTTCGCTCAATGGAAGCCCCCGTCCTTGCCGCCGGTGTCGCCGAAGTCGGCGCCGGCGCGGTCGGGATCGACGCGGCCGGGGAAGTCGCACACGGGGGGCGCCTGGCGCTTGAAGGCCATGGCCCGCACGCGCCGGCCGACCTTCACCACGAGTTCGTCGGTGAAGCCGAGCGCCCGCAGCTGCCCCGCGCCCAGCCCCTCGTCGACCATGTGCACCAGCAGGCGGTCGACCTCCTCGTAGGTGACGCCGAGCTCGTCCTCGTCGGCCTGGCCTTCCCACAGGTCGGCGCTGGGGGCTTTCGTGAGCACGGATTCGGGCAGCCCGAGGTGGGCGCACAGGGCCCGGATCTCGGTCTTGTAGAGCTGGCCGATGGGGTTCAGGGCGCAGGCGTTGTCGCCGTACATGGTGGTGTAGCCCAGCAGCCCCTCGGTGCGG carries:
- the rsmI gene encoding 16S rRNA (cytidine(1402)-2'-O)-methyltransferase, whose translation is MSEDRPGAAPAAVALPEFDPPAGVCHFVATPIGNLADVGLRALAVLARVDVVFAEDTRHTGRLLKHYGLRVPLVPYHDHNKRQVVPRIVSRLAAGERVAVVSDAGMPCISDPGYALVQALREAALPWTVIPGPSSTLAALVLSGFSPDRFLYLGYAPRKKGQRRAFLAEALAEPGTVLVLESCHRIRSTLEILAELAPGRPLAVAREITKLHEETPRGTAAELLEIMNGSRLKGELVLVVSGTGSRRKGEDT
- a CDS encoding CDP-alcohol phosphatidyltransferase family protein; amino-acid sequence: MSFAEFKRDARAKVKPVVLTLDRLGFTPLTVSFVGLAITAVAGLIVARGSLFFGALVFVIGSAFDMLDGDLARLQGTVSERGAFLDSCFDRLGEAFLFAGLTWYFARDPYGADATALVLITATVVGSLTTSYVRARAEGVGETCQVGFFQRTERVILLTLALLLGRWAVVPVLWFLAAATLGTTVQRMVHVAAKLPGPRAAGPGAATPAAAAGP
- a CDS encoding NAD+ synthase; translation: MNWIDPAAAVERCGAFIRETLAASGRDRLVIGLSGGIDSAVAAGLAVQALGPDRVAGVMMPYATSSAASLTDARAVADTLGMAADTVAITPMADAFLAAFASDDRVRRGNVMARCRMIVLYDRSARDGALVLGTGNRTEGLLGYTTMYGDNACALNPIGQLYKTEIRALCAHLGLPESVLTKAPSADLWEGQADEDELGVTYEEVDRLLVHMVDEGLGAGQLRALGFTDELVVKVGRRVRAMAFKRQAPPVCDFPGRVDPDRAGADFGDTGGKDGGFH